Proteins from a genomic interval of Sphingobacterium sp. SYP-B4668:
- a CDS encoding nucleotide sugar dehydrogenase — MNRIEENASDVVSNASIAVIGLGYVGLPLAIEFAKKYDVLGFDINTSRVKELSEGKDRTQEANLTDLTHVIDLKALAQPLVGLSFSSQIDDLRKCNTFIVTVPTPIDQFKAPDLTPLIRASEMLGAVLKSGDIVIYESTVYPGCTEEDCVPILEGVSGLIFNKDFFVGYSPERISPGDRVHTLTSITKVTSGSTPDIADRVDNLYRSIITAGTHKAPSIKVAEASKAIENAQRDVNISFVNELALIFDRIGIDTNDVLDAAATKWNFLKYRPGLVGGHCIGVDPYYLAHKAQSLGYHPQVLLSGRRVNDTMGAFVADKVVKLMIQKDHKIKGARALIMGITFKENCPDVRNTRVVDIYHELMSFGLEVDIYDPWADVAEVQVEYGLAIANQIDESILYDAVVVAVAHNEFLEFDYKKIKRNNGVVFDTKACLNRHLVDGRL, encoded by the coding sequence TTGAATAGAATCGAAGAAAATGCATCAGATGTTGTTAGTAATGCTAGTATCGCCGTCATAGGACTGGGATATGTAGGATTGCCTTTAGCCATTGAATTTGCTAAAAAATACGATGTTTTGGGCTTTGATATTAATACTAGTCGTGTTAAAGAACTTAGTGAGGGAAAGGATCGCACACAAGAGGCTAATTTGACTGATTTAACTCATGTGATAGACTTAAAAGCCCTAGCTCAACCTTTGGTTGGGTTATCTTTTTCAAGTCAAATAGATGATCTACGAAAATGTAACACATTTATTGTCACAGTACCAACCCCCATAGACCAATTCAAAGCGCCAGATTTGACCCCCTTGATTAGAGCATCAGAGATGCTTGGGGCAGTTTTAAAATCTGGAGATATTGTCATTTATGAATCTACCGTATATCCCGGATGTACAGAAGAGGATTGTGTCCCTATACTGGAAGGTGTCTCTGGTTTGATATTCAATAAGGATTTTTTTGTAGGCTATTCACCCGAACGGATTAGTCCTGGAGATAGAGTCCATACTTTAACTAGTATAACCAAAGTGACTTCAGGATCAACGCCTGATATTGCAGACAGAGTAGATAATTTGTATCGTTCTATTATCACAGCAGGTACGCACAAAGCTCCTAGTATTAAAGTTGCCGAAGCATCCAAGGCTATAGAGAATGCACAGCGAGATGTTAATATTTCATTTGTGAATGAGTTGGCTTTGATATTTGATCGTATTGGTATCGATACCAATGATGTACTAGATGCCGCAGCAACGAAATGGAATTTTTTAAAGTATAGGCCTGGATTGGTAGGTGGACATTGTATAGGCGTCGACCCATACTATTTGGCGCACAAAGCACAATCCTTGGGTTATCACCCTCAAGTTCTCTTATCGGGGCGCCGGGTCAATGATACGATGGGCGCTTTTGTAGCGGATAAGGTCGTGAAGTTGATGATTCAAAAGGACCATAAGATTAAGGGCGCTCGTGCGTTAATAATGGGGATTACCTTCAAAGAGAATTGTCCAGATGTACGCAATACGCGTGTTGTTGATATCTATCACGAATTGATGTCTTTCGGATTGGAAGTAGATATCTATGACCCATGGGCGGATGTAGCAGAAGTCCAAGTTGAGTACGGACTAGCTATTGCAAATCAAATAGATGAGTCGATTTTATATGATGCCGTAGTTGTCGCAGTAGCCCATAATGAATTTTTAGAATTTGATTATAAAAAAATAAAACGCAATAATGGAGTGGTCTTCGATACTAAAGCTTGTTTGAATCGGCATTTGGTTGATGGAAGGTTGTAA
- the rfbC gene encoding dTDP-4-dehydrorhamnose 3,5-epimerase, with product MKVTETKLKGCFILEPTKFGDSRGYFFESFNENTFNELTGTKIRFVQDNQSYSTKGVLRGLHAQQGEYAQAKLVRVLEGTVIDVAVDVRVDSPTFGEHVAVELSEENNLQLFVPRGFLHGFVVVSDVATFFYKCDNFYNKESEYGVKFDDPSLGINWNIPKEELIVSDKDLVLSSFAEIFK from the coding sequence ATGAAAGTAACAGAAACAAAGTTAAAGGGCTGTTTTATATTGGAGCCTACAAAGTTTGGGGATAGCAGAGGGTATTTTTTTGAAAGTTTTAACGAAAACACTTTTAATGAATTGACAGGTACAAAAATCCGATTTGTTCAAGATAACCAATCCTATTCTACAAAGGGGGTTCTTCGGGGTTTGCATGCACAACAGGGTGAATATGCGCAGGCAAAGCTAGTGCGAGTTCTGGAAGGGACAGTTATAGACGTTGCGGTAGATGTCCGTGTTGATTCGCCAACATTTGGTGAACATGTTGCAGTGGAGCTCTCTGAAGAAAATAATTTGCAGCTTTTTGTGCCAAGAGGTTTTTTACATGGATTTGTTGTTGTGAGCGATGTAGCAACATTTTTCTACAAATGTGACAACTTTTATAATAAGGAGTCAGAGTACGGAGTGAAATTTGATGACCCTAGTTTGGGAATCAACTGGAATATACCGAAAGAGGAATTAATTGTTTCGGATAAAGATTTAGTGTTGTCTTCTTTTGCAGAGATATTTAAGTAA
- a CDS encoding DUF6266 family protein, producing MILLSNLEEKKEQNATKRLAIQLRFKLARYFLNPLNSLIQLGYSQGRKNKTAIGKAMSHTLRNAMEGEYPDIRVNPTKVLFSVGTLCHSSDIKVERLGNAIRITWRDRTRTCRVLNGQWDDTVILCAYDVEAGVAGINEEPIIRRDEQHLLQLPSGMVGRAVHLYMMLHDRDKKAFSNSLYLGLY from the coding sequence ATGATATTACTGTCTAATCTCGAAGAAAAGAAAGAACAAAATGCCACTAAACGCTTAGCCATACAGCTGCGTTTCAAATTGGCTCGATACTTCCTGAATCCACTCAATAGCTTGATACAGCTAGGCTACTCGCAAGGCCGGAAAAACAAAACGGCCATCGGCAAAGCGATGTCACATACGCTACGCAATGCTATGGAAGGTGAATATCCCGATATTCGGGTCAACCCTACGAAGGTCCTCTTCAGTGTAGGAACTTTATGCCACTCTTCCGATATCAAGGTCGAACGCCTAGGGAATGCTATTCGTATAACATGGCGGGATAGGACTAGGACGTGTCGGGTCTTAAATGGCCAATGGGACGATACGGTTATCCTCTGCGCTTATGATGTCGAGGCCGGTGTGGCCGGAATCAATGAAGAGCCGATTATCCGTCGGGACGAGCAGCACCTGCTTCAGTTGCCCTCTGGTATGGTGGGTAGGGCGGTGCACCTTTATATGATGCTGCACGACCGTGACAAGAAGGCTTTTTCTAATAGCTTGTACTTGGGGCTTTATTAA
- a CDS encoding ArsR family transcriptional regulator: protein MLGSLITSKTRLKLLIKFFVSATSKGHLRGLADEFDESTNAIRKELNQLSEAGYLNKEQAQNRVVYRANTRHPLFGPLQQLIRTYLGMDDLVDQVLERAGDVHQVILVGAYAQGIEANHIDVVVVGDALNSAYLLQLADKTSTLINKTVTITFEKPVSKAQIIIYQKED, encoded by the coding sequence ATGCTAGGATCCTTAATTACATCGAAGACACGTTTAAAGTTACTGATCAAATTTTTTGTCAGTGCGACGAGCAAAGGACATTTGCGCGGATTGGCCGATGAATTTGACGAATCCACTAATGCTATCCGTAAAGAACTGAACCAATTATCAGAGGCTGGGTACCTGAACAAGGAGCAAGCACAGAATCGGGTGGTGTACCGCGCCAATACCCGTCATCCCTTGTTTGGGCCCCTCCAACAGTTGATTCGCACCTATTTAGGGATGGATGATTTAGTAGATCAGGTATTGGAGCGCGCTGGAGATGTGCATCAGGTGATTTTGGTCGGAGCTTATGCCCAAGGTATTGAAGCCAATCATATCGACGTCGTTGTTGTAGGCGATGCATTAAATTCGGCATATTTATTGCAGTTAGCGGACAAAACTTCTACTTTGATAAACAAGACCGTGACCATTACCTTTGAAAAACCGGTGAGCAAGGCGCAGATTATTATATATCAAAAGGAGGATTAG
- a CDS encoding DUF6266 family protein, with product MFASVKHDIPVCNSPLRWFNFLKINTMGIIRQGALGGFKGKAGAVIGSSWKSIDYIKGLYKKRSKPASEEQMIQQARFLTIAKFLMPITPLLKLGFGHINSDKMTPSNAALQLNIKQAVSGSYPNFELDYSKVLIASGSYIGGGTTAASVAAGLLSVDWSSELNALYDSKADDQVYILLYQPTADEFMTPAVAPTRAEGTVDIQIPTHLLGAKGHVWIFFADRKMTKVSRSSYLGELDLV from the coding sequence ATGTTTGCTTCTGTAAAGCACGATATACCGGTATGCAACAGTCCTTTACGATGGTTTAACTTTTTAAAAATTAATACAATGGGAATTATCAGACAAGGAGCCCTTGGAGGCTTCAAAGGAAAAGCAGGGGCCGTAATCGGGAGCAGTTGGAAGAGCATCGATTACATCAAGGGACTCTACAAAAAGCGATCCAAGCCGGCATCCGAAGAGCAGATGATACAGCAGGCGCGCTTCTTGACGATCGCCAAATTTTTGATGCCGATCACGCCGCTACTGAAGCTAGGATTCGGTCATATCAATAGCGACAAGATGACGCCGAGCAATGCGGCACTACAACTCAATATCAAGCAGGCCGTCTCGGGGAGCTACCCCAACTTTGAGTTGGATTACAGCAAGGTGCTGATCGCATCGGGCTCCTATATCGGGGGTGGTACCACCGCTGCTTCGGTAGCTGCGGGGCTGCTCTCGGTGGATTGGAGCAGTGAACTGAATGCGCTCTATGACTCCAAGGCCGACGATCAGGTGTACATCCTGCTCTACCAGCCGACAGCGGATGAGTTCATGACGCCCGCTGTAGCACCTACGCGTGCCGAGGGTACGGTAGATATCCAGATTCCTACCCACTTGTTGGGAGCAAAGGGGCATGTCTGGATATTCTTTGCCGACCGTAAGATGACCAAGGTATCCCGTAGCTCCTATTTAGGAGAGTTGGATCTGGTCTAG
- the rfbB gene encoding dTDP-glucose 4,6-dehydratase, with protein MIKKRILITGGAGFIGSHVVREFVNKYPEYQIVNLDALTYAGNLENLKDIEDKSNYTFVKADITNAKHIVEVFREYQPDGVIHLAAESHVDRSISDPLAFVMTNVIGTVNLLSAAHDIWKDNYEGKRFHHVSTDEVYGTLGETGLFTENTAYDPHSPYSASKASSDHFVRAYQDTYGLPIVVTNCSNNYGPNHFPEKLIPLCIHNILNGKPLPIYGDGKFTRDWLYVVDHAKAIDLVFHQGQIGDSYNVGGFNEWQNIDLVKELCKQMDEKLGKPTGTSVQLITFVKDRPGHDLRYAIDATKINKELGYEPSVTFEQGLSKTIDWFLNNQDWLDNVTSGGYQKYYEIQYQG; from the coding sequence ATGATAAAAAAGCGAATCTTAATAACAGGTGGAGCCGGTTTTATTGGCTCTCATGTCGTCAGGGAATTTGTGAATAAATATCCCGAATACCAGATTGTCAATTTGGATGCTTTAACTTATGCAGGGAATTTGGAAAACTTGAAGGATATAGAAGATAAATCTAACTATACCTTTGTTAAAGCTGATATTACTAATGCGAAACATATTGTAGAGGTTTTTAGAGAGTATCAGCCAGATGGGGTCATTCACTTGGCTGCCGAATCGCATGTAGACCGCTCTATTTCGGATCCTTTGGCCTTTGTCATGACCAATGTTATTGGTACCGTCAACCTGCTCAGCGCAGCTCATGATATTTGGAAAGATAATTACGAAGGTAAACGTTTTCATCATGTCTCCACTGATGAAGTGTATGGTACATTGGGTGAGACTGGGCTCTTTACAGAAAATACTGCTTACGATCCACATTCTCCCTATTCTGCCTCTAAGGCATCTTCAGACCACTTTGTAAGAGCTTATCAGGATACCTATGGATTGCCAATTGTGGTGACTAATTGTTCGAATAATTACGGACCCAATCATTTTCCTGAGAAGCTGATACCTTTGTGTATCCATAATATTTTAAACGGCAAGCCACTTCCTATTTATGGTGACGGCAAATTTACTCGGGATTGGTTATATGTGGTTGATCATGCCAAGGCGATAGACTTGGTCTTTCATCAAGGTCAGATTGGAGATTCCTACAATGTGGGTGGTTTTAATGAATGGCAAAATATTGACTTGGTCAAAGAATTGTGCAAGCAAATGGATGAAAAGCTCGGTAAGCCAACAGGCACTTCAGTCCAGTTAATCACTTTTGTCAAAGATCGTCCGGGCCATGATTTACGTTATGCAATAGATGCCACGAAAATCAATAAGGAGCTAGGGTACGAACCGTCGGTTACCTTTGAACAGGGATTGAGTAAAACCATTGATTGGTTCTTGAATAATCAAGATTGGCTGGATAATGTGACGTCCGGAGGATATCAGAAGTATTACGAAATACAATATCAGGGTTAG
- a CDS encoding CHAP domain-containing protein, with product MATMYSLFLGVLFIALCSVEGSRDRPVIYPYARLSPELVDKAWTLGRYQVSGLSNIADKRVRIIAIAKAELGVQEATGRNDGNRVEQYLAYTHLGKGYAWCAAFVSWCYGQAGLPAPRNPWSPALFPKTKVYWQSGKWMRGRKDRVEAADLFGIYGQGTGRIDHTGLIQWWEGNYLITVEGNSNDRVESRRRHLRTVYALADWIGD from the coding sequence ATGGCAACAATGTATTCTTTATTTCTCGGTGTTCTTTTTATTGCTCTATGCAGTGTTGAAGGGAGTAGAGATCGTCCTGTAATATATCCTTATGCCCGGCTATCACCAGAGCTAGTGGACAAGGCTTGGACTCTTGGCCGATACCAAGTGTCAGGCCTGTCCAACATAGCGGACAAGAGGGTCCGCATCATCGCTATCGCTAAAGCCGAGCTTGGTGTCCAAGAAGCTACTGGTCGCAACGATGGCAATCGTGTGGAGCAATATCTCGCCTATACCCACCTAGGCAAGGGTTATGCCTGGTGTGCTGCTTTTGTCAGCTGGTGCTACGGGCAGGCAGGACTTCCTGCACCGCGTAACCCGTGGAGTCCGGCCCTCTTTCCAAAGACGAAGGTGTACTGGCAATCGGGCAAATGGATGCGTGGTCGTAAGGATAGGGTAGAAGCAGCAGACTTATTTGGTATCTATGGCCAAGGCACAGGTCGAATAGACCATACTGGGCTCATCCAATGGTGGGAAGGCAACTATCTTATTACTGTAGAGGGTAATAGCAATGACCGGGTCGAGTCTAGGCGTAGACATCTGAGGACGGTATATGCACTGGCGGATTGGATTGGTGATTAG